The following nucleotide sequence is from Saimiri boliviensis isolate mSaiBol1 chromosome 6, mSaiBol1.pri, whole genome shotgun sequence.
ctgcttTTGAAGTGTTTGAAAGGCAAAGACTAGTTACTGCCTTACATGCTTAAGTGAGTTTAAGGCAACTGGTGTGCATtaccacacagctaatttttgtagttttttgtagagacagggcatTGCCACATcgcccaggttagtctcgaatctgagctcaagtgatttgcctgtgttggcttcccaaaatgctgggattacaggcatgagtcactgtgctgggCCAAAGTTAATTTTTGCAATGTTACTAATAGTAGGAATTGTCTTTTACCTTAATACTTCACTTTTTAAGCTAGGAAACTCAATTCACTGTTCACTTTTTCTATGATTAGAAATTTACCAAGTTTTATGAAGGACTCATCATAGGTACAAAGAGTTTATGATTGGTGTATTTTTGTAGGTGGGGTGGTAGGGCAAGACTAATCTATGAAATAATCCTAATTAAGAAATCAAGGCAATTTCAATAACTGTAAATATAGGGACTAAAAGTGGGAGTCCTTTTGGGTTGGACACATGAGGGGGAATTTTACTGTTTCATCCATCAGTTGGAAGAGTAACTAACATTTGAGGGtgccataaaaatataatttagtccTCAAATAGCtcttccatttattaaatggaatgctattcatttcttcctctaaGAGTTGTTCTTCTGGGACAAAGTGTTTATCAGAGGTTTCTCTCTAGCTCCAGAGAGTGCTTCATTATTAGTCTCACGGGTTACAGTGGCAGAAAGGTAACCAAAGGGCTTTGGAAGTATGGAAGAAAGGGAGGCTGGCAGTGCTTCTTACTTAGTTTCCTTTAgttttatttacagaataaaaagCCAATTCTGAAGGGTAGGTAGGgtttaaatataaaggaaaagaatctTCTCTTTGGGATTCAGTCATGGTAACTACATTTAGGTAATCTAGAACTAGTTGCTATCAGGAACTCGACTTGTCTATTGTCCACCAGACCCACCTTCAGATGCTAAAACCCATTTTCACTAGCCATGCATGGCATCCATAATTTAGTCTTGATACATTACAGATAAAGTGAACAGCTGGCATCAATAACTAAGATGGGTAGGCATTAAAAAGGTCTAGTAGCAGATAGCAGGGTACCACATAACAGACGTGGATTTAAATGCAGGAATGTAGACTCTCCAAGGAGCTTAGGGGAAAAGGACTAGAAAACAagaatggtttatattttaaGAGGCTGACATCTTGGACAGATAATCTCATCAAGGGCTTGGACTCAGCAATCACAGGAGTCTAGTCGCCAGGCTTGAGATACATGCTGGACACAGATATTAAGGCACTACACATCCTTCTCAAACTAGGGTATAATTCTGGGACTAGTAAATAAAAAGCATTGTTTATACAATAAATTATGATACATCCTTTGGAGAATTAGTAGTTGATAGCAATTTACTCtataatttacatgaaaataaagtcatattttaaaGTAGACTGCCAATTTTGGGTGAATTTAGAAGTAAACAGACTTCCAAGAAATGTCCAGATTCTAATAGGTAGTTTCAGGCTGTACTTCCAAGTCACTGTTCAATAGTCTTAGAAAAGTTCGGAAGGCAATGACGGGAAAAAGAACTGTCTTTGATAAAGACgtattttaaactaaattctgCTACTTACATATGACCTAGGGCAAGTCCAGAAATGACTGAATCTCATAAGATTATTGTAAATATAGATAACATACAAAGCATCTATTAAAGTGCCTGacaggctgggtgaagtggctcatacctataatcccagcactctgggaggcctaggcaggcggatcacctgaggtcaggagttcaagatcagcctggccaacaaaacaaggtgaaaccctgcctctactaaaaatacaaaaattagccaggcatggtgccatgtggctgtaatcccagctacttgggaggctgaggcaggagaatcacttgaacccggggaggcggaggttgcagtgagccgagattgcactacttcactccagcctgggctaaagagcaaaactccgcctaaaaaaaaaaaaaaaaaaaaattagctaggggtggtggtgcacacttgtaatcccagctacatgggaggctgagacatgagaattgcttgaacctgggaagcagaggttgcagttagctgagatcgtgccactgcactccagactgggcaacagaacgaggctctgactcaaaaaaataaaataaagttcctTACAGATAATTAAGTGCttaataaaggggaaaaaacctGGACTAGAAGTGTGTAATCTTGTTGTCTTGGATTAGGAAAGGTCCCATGACCTGGTAAACTGTTGAGTCTCCAGAGAATAAAAATTCAGATTAGAAGGGTGAAGTATAGATTCAAGTTTAACTGGAACATGGTTAGACACAGCAGAGAACTAATACATACTGTACACCTGTTCCTGATCATCTACTATTAGgagttttatatttatacattcacatttaatcttcataacccTTCAAAGGAAGCATAATtgtaattttatagatgaaacaaCTGAGGTTCAAGAGGTTCAGATTACTGTACATTACAAAGTAAAAAGTAGGTACTAGAACCTAGTCATTTTACCACACTCTGCCTTAACGGTGGTGGGGGGCGGTACCCCTACTCCTTAAAATGGGAGATAAGTTTCAATAAGTGAGATAAAATAATGGCTCTCTACAGTAGCTCTTGACAACAGGAGTAACATGAATATTTAACACTGAGTTGGTGAACTGTGTTGCATGATGTGACATAGGAAGAGTAGCCCAGACAGGAGATCCAGTCAGGAATTTCTTATAGTATTAGAAGAACTGATTTCTAATCTAAGCATCTCTAAAATCTCATTAATTTATACTGTATATGGAATTTACAATAATCTATataggaaatgagaaagaaacaaagtatcTGAAAATGCTCTTCAACGCCTCTTTCCCTTAATAGTTCAGCCTGAATCACAAAACTATGACATTCCTCAGTGACTTCTGCATAACTGAATTCTAGTTAATCAAACAAGTTAGCCAAAAACCTCAAAAGGGTAGCATTGTGTACACGTGCTACCATACCCATCAATGAATGTAGGAAATGCCCATTCCATTTTTTGTTGGTTCACTTTCACTAGCATTTATTTCCTTTACTGAGCATTTAATTTAGTAAAGCCTTTTTCCAGATAATGTAGATAGAGAAGAATAAGACTCAGTAAGACTCTCTATGAACCCAATCTTAAAATATTGGGAACCATGAGACCATCAAGGAGTTCACAGTTGAGACAGACACAAACATTAAATACAAGTGTGAAACAGAATCAAAATAGGAAGATACAGAGAATGCAAGTACCTACAAGTCAAAGCGTTGAAGCAAATAGGAGCCTATCAGAAAGATGGGGACAGAATTGCTTTTtgagacctaaaaccataaaacagtGTGATATGCTTACAGAATGGCAAGAAGTTCCATGGGATTGGAGAGCTGCAGGGTAGACAGGGAAAGACTGGAAGGGATTAGATCTTGAAGAGACAAGTTAAGGGACTGGGACTCTATCTTTCAGATCATTATTTCCCAGTTATGATCATGGAACCCTTTACAATTTGCAACGTAAGGAAGAAATACCAAGAGTAACactatgtttaaatttttgattcTTTAGCTTTTTAACTAAATAGcataaaaaattgaattattttatttaaaaccccCAAATACCAGAGATGAAGtaaatcatcttttattttcatcttacaTTTGGTTATCATGAGACATGCAAACCCCTCCAACTTTAATGAGAACAgtgtttttgtgtctttttatcaCATATCCGCTTAATATTAGGAGTAATGTTGCTGAGTCGGATTCGCATATGAGGTGCAGCATCAAGTCTTttcctatattttgtttttgttgcagcaTAATATGAAAACCCTGTTTCACACAGGTGCATTGTAGCAAAAGGAAGAAGTATACGCACTGCACGTCTTGCAATGCATGGGTATTCCTGAATTAGGCTACTCCAAAAATCATTTAGTGAAAGTTCACTGAAATTTTGCTTCACTTGAGAATCAGACGTTAAATCGATCAGGCTCTCATAGTCCCGTGCTACTAATGAGGCTGGTTTAACAGTAACTGTAAATGGATTTCTAACCCAAGCATTATTGTCATTTGTTACAGGAAAGTATTTTAACAGAGTAGAGCGCAAACCCCTAAGGTGCTGCACAATGGCACTGCAAATATCTTTATCAACTGTAGAATTATTTTCAGTCAAAAAGTCACTGAGTGTAGGAAAACAATCAAAGTTCTCTTCTTCTACAGATGAGGCCCAAAATTCCAATTTTCTTAACAAAGATGACATTTTATCAAATACTGTAAAAACCGTCACATTTTTTCCTTGCATTGACAAATTAACTTCAtttaatttagtaaaaatatCTGCAAGATATGCAAGTCTTAGCAGCCAAGATGAATTTGTTAAACAATCAGATAGTCGAAAAGCAGAATCCATGAAAACCAAAAGTTCACGACGAAGTTCAAAAAGTCTTACAAGAACTTTACCTCGAGAAAGCCACCTTATCTCTGTATTTAGAAGAAGTGCTGTGTGCTGAGCACCCATTTCCTCACATAAAATTTTTAGTAGTCTGGATTGATGTGGTCGAGCTTTAATATAATTGATGATTTGTACTGCCTGGTCTAGCACGTTTTTTAGAGATGTAGGCATTATTTTAACTGCTAGTGCATGTCTATATAATAGGCAGTGACTGCTGGTGCTTTCGGGAGCCACGTATTTTATTAAGGTGACAGCCTCGGCAATTTTCCCATCCACTGCCCTAGAAGCATCACTACAAACATCAacacatttttcccattctatttcATGTTTCTGCATAAAATTGTTAATACAGTTGAATATTTCTTCACCTGTAGCATTACTTTGCAAAGATTCACACAGGAGTAGGTCTTCCTCAATAGACTTATTAAACCTATAACGAACAAACACAAGCAGCACAGCGAGTCCTGAAACATCAGCTGATTCATCTAGTTGCAGTGAAAACCCATCACAAATTTTCAGTCTACAAACGAGCTCTTCTTCAATGTCAGCAGCTAGATCCTTAATTCGACGTGCAACAGTACTGTTTGATAGCTGTACTGCATCTATTTTTTTACTATATTGCTCATCAAACATTCGCATTACTACATCTTTTGCACAAGGTTTGATAAGCAATTCTCCAATAGTATGAGCCTCTCCACTCAGTGCTATATGGTAACTTACATTGTATGATGCTTCTGTAGCACTTTCATTATCTGTATTCACAATTTTAGGCGTTGGGGGTTTATTATTTTCAGGTGAATCAAGATGTTGCTTGAAAAAGCTTATGTCTTTGTCTTTATATGCAGCATGTTTAGTTTCCAAATGTCTTCGAAGCTTACTAGGGGCTAAAGAGctatttgataaaattttcttACATAATACACACTGAGCATGAGGTGCATCTCTATTTC
It contains:
- the ZBED5 gene encoding zinc finger BED domain-containing protein 5, whose product is MIARLLCILSYNFNTFVILNVCSKLTMFCTTNSLPMDLLLKQGSLKQEVESFCYQIVSESNDQKVGILQSEDKQLQPSVSKKSEDELSRVKFISNSNKITFSKKPKRRKYDESYLSFGFTYFGNRDAPHAQCVLCKKILSNSSLAPSKLRRHLETKHAAYKDKDISFFKQHLDSPENNKPPTPKIVNTDNESATEASYNVSYHIALSGEAHTIGELLIKPCAKDVVMRMFDEQYSKKIDAVQLSNSTVARRIKDLAADIEEELVCRLKICDGFSLQLDESADVSGLAVLLVFVRYRFNKSIEEDLLLCESLQSNATGEEIFNCINNFMQKHEIEWEKCVDVCSDASRAVDGKIAEAVTLIKYVAPESTSSHCLLYRHALAVKIMPTSLKNVLDQAVQIINYIKARPHQSRLLKILCEEMGAQHTALLLNTEIRWLSRGKVLVRLFELRRELLVFMDSAFRLSDCLTNSSWLLRLAYLADIFTKLNEVNLSMQGKNVTVFTVFDKMSSLLRKLEFWASSVEEENFDCFPTLSDFLTENNSTVDKDICSAIVQHLRGLRSTLLKYFPVTNDNNAWVRNPFTVTVKPASLVARDYESLIDLTSDSQVKQNFSELSLNDFWSSLIQEYPCIARRAVRILLPFATMHLCETGFSYYAATKTKYRKRLDAAPHMRIRLSNITPNIKRICDKKTQKHCSH